A DNA window from Candidatus Afararchaeum irisae contains the following coding sequences:
- the acs gene encoding acetate--CoA ligase: protein MSDDPDVELEARLEEQELFEPSDEFVEQANVTDEEIYDEFEENWPESWERAAEMLDWYEEYDEVLDDSDAPFYEWFTGGKLNASYNCIDRHIENGRKNHAAIQWEGEYGETRTYTYQDLYREVNEFAAALRDMGVEEGDVVTLYMPMVPELPIAMLACARIGAPHSVVFAGFSAEALATRMDSAASEYLVTCDGYYRRGDALEHLDKANDGLEELEDEGHGVEDVVVVDRLGDEYDHELGENQHDYDELVEEQKGERVEPVERDAEDMLFLMYTSGTTGKPKGVKHTTGGYLSYVTWTSHAVLDIKPEDSYWCSADIGWITGHSYIVYGPLSLGTTSIMYEGAPDFPEKDRFWELVEKYSVDIFYTAPTAIRAFMKWGDEHPAMHDLSSLRLLGTVGEPINPRAWKWYYKHIGNEDCPVVDTWWQTETGGMMVTTLPGVKNMKPGSAGPPLPGIDAQIVDTNGDEVDEGRAGYLTVNKPWPGMLRTVYKNNDRYISEYWEEYSDPEEDEWVYFPEDGAKIDDDDYITVLGRVDDVVNVSGHRLGTMEIESAVVGVPGVAEAAAVGGDHELKGEAVYVYVITEEGQGGNDELRQEIMDEVDDAIGPIARPEDVFFTPELPKTRSGKIMRRLLEDIVNGDELGDTSTLRNPDIVDDIQALVESR, encoded by the coding sequence AGAACTGGCCCGAGTCGTGGGAACGCGCCGCCGAGATGCTCGACTGGTATGAGGAGTACGACGAGGTACTCGATGACTCAGACGCTCCCTTCTACGAGTGGTTCACGGGAGGTAAGCTCAACGCGTCTTACAACTGCATAGACAGACACATAGAGAACGGCAGGAAGAACCACGCCGCGATACAGTGGGAAGGCGAGTACGGAGAGACACGTACCTACACCTACCAGGATCTCTACCGTGAGGTCAACGAGTTCGCCGCCGCGCTCCGCGATATGGGAGTCGAGGAGGGCGACGTCGTCACCCTCTACATGCCGATGGTTCCCGAGCTTCCGATAGCGATGCTCGCGTGTGCGAGGATAGGCGCGCCCCACAGCGTAGTCTTCGCCGGCTTCTCGGCGGAGGCACTCGCGACGAGGATGGACTCGGCAGCTTCGGAGTACCTCGTGACGTGTGACGGATACTACAGAAGAGGAGACGCCCTCGAACACCTCGACAAGGCAAACGACGGTCTGGAAGAGCTCGAAGACGAGGGTCACGGAGTCGAGGACGTAGTTGTCGTCGACCGTCTCGGAGACGAATACGACCACGAACTCGGCGAGAACCAGCACGACTACGACGAACTCGTCGAGGAACAGAAGGGCGAGAGGGTCGAGCCCGTGGAGAGAGACGCCGAGGACATGCTCTTCCTGATGTACACATCGGGTACGACGGGCAAGCCCAAGGGTGTCAAACACACCACGGGAGGCTACCTGTCTTACGTGACATGGACATCGCACGCAGTCCTCGACATCAAGCCCGAGGACTCGTACTGGTGTTCCGCCGACATAGGATGGATCACGGGACACTCCTACATCGTCTACGGTCCCCTCTCGCTCGGTACGACGAGCATCATGTACGAGGGTGCTCCCGACTTCCCCGAGAAGGACAGATTCTGGGAGCTCGTCGAGAAGTACAGCGTCGACATATTCTACACAGCACCGACTGCGATACGTGCGTTCATGAAATGGGGAGACGAGCACCCCGCAATGCACGACCTGTCGTCGCTTCGTCTCCTCGGAACTGTCGGAGAGCCGATCAATCCGCGCGCGTGGAAATGGTACTACAAACACATCGGAAACGAGGACTGTCCCGTAGTAGACACATGGTGGCAGACTGAGACGGGAGGAATGATGGTCACAACACTCCCCGGAGTGAAGAACATGAAGCCCGGAAGCGCGGGTCCGCCACTCCCCGGAATCGATGCTCAGATCGTCGACACAAACGGTGATGAAGTCGACGAAGGAAGGGCAGGATACCTCACTGTCAACAAGCCCTGGCCTGGAATGCTCAGGACGGTCTATAAGAACAACGACCGTTACATATCCGAGTACTGGGAGGAGTACTCCGATCCCGAGGAAGACGAGTGGGTCTACTTCCCCGAGGACGGCGCGAAGATAGACGACGATGACTACATCACTGTCCTCGGACGTGTAGACGACGTCGTCAACGTCTCGGGGCACCGTCTCGGCACGATGGAGATAGAGAGTGCCGTCGTTGGAGTCCCCGGGGTCGCAGAAGCCGCCGCTGTCGGTGGAGACCACGAGCTCAAGGGCGAGGCTGTCTACGTCTACGTCATCACGGAGGAGGGACAGGGAGGCAACGACGAGCTACGTCAGGAGATAATGGACGAGGTCGACGACGCGATAGGTCCGATAGCGCGACCTGAGGACGTCTTCTTCACACCCGAGCTTCCGAAGACGAGATCGGGTAAGATAATGAGACGCCTCCTCGAAGACATAGTCAACGGCGACGAGCTCGGAGACACGAGCACTCTCCGCAACCCCGATATAGTCGACGACATACAAGCTCTCGTCGAGAGTAGATAG